From a single Cryptococcus deuterogattii R265 chromosome 5, complete sequence genomic region:
- a CDS encoding chitin synthase has product MAQQPPPSRFQGVTDLSSLAVTEDTILVTLQERYLSHKPYTSLSPAALVFLSPYSYLPIDGEESLLRYVEEYYQSSNEEGGSRNEQGWWKKKLEEPHVFQLALSAYYNMRRTGQDQVIIASGPTGSGKTELKRLAIEAITQVSLANPGKKGSKIGVQVSSAEFILKCFGNAHTLSSDEASRFGTYTELQFNERGRLEGLKTIVYYFERSRVSQAPINGERNFHAFYYLVSGAPEEERSFLKLGDVSDYRYLNCRVRRVGVDDRYRYSQLKQAFRMVGISNRLIAQIFQLLASILHIGNLRFSPSDGTQEGASVINIDTLDIVAEFLGVHSESLAEIFSLKTVLIGKEVCTTFLGPEQAEQVRDELARTLYSLLFSWINEHINSKLCKDGFGSFIALVDLPGIQRNSGSMGSFNSVDQFCLNFAAEKMHNWVLHRIHETTRQEAETERLLISRVPYFDNSECLGMLSNPRGGLISVIDDLSQKKRSESNLLESLGKRFHNNPSISISPQGTRSSASFTINHYDGPVTYSTSNFLERNANETSTDIIQLLRGNTTSRSQVSTAEGHGSSNPFIKGLFGMKNIAMQTHPRSDSTIVAAQQSVRPVRAPSTRRKKMTALGPVSEEGGEEACDFQVGGGNDESYSPKELHCIAGQHWAAVDSLLKSFDQTQTWYIFTLRPNDSQLPSQFDLRSMKQQVRSFGIVEMAQQLQTSWEVRLSHKEACERYNEELLYRGIPEGTGDVERLRDLKRLMSLTDADMGIGFQRVFLSHSLFHFLEDRLRVKEPGEQQAFEDLGHKKLQTDPFSPHRYQAASFDSQDHVHNDPPIRPVDSSANLPLMEHAQPNVNNSLEIDDRESSAVPYVSYGGRSITDIEGYASSRDLLASPIHKSEKDPLDTEPQAGETTEEYRESIARRRWVWLCSALTWWIPGFVLSKVAGMKRQDIRQAWREKLAINMIIWFICGCAVFVIAILGPVICPTQHVYSTSELASHSYTLNPNNAFVAIRGEVFDLSQFAPIHLTAVSVVPTKSIMQYGGLDASELLPVQVSALCGGVSGSVSQYVTLDSTNTTDVYSQYHDFRAYTNDSRPDWYAEMMIMMRHRFRVGFMGYTKKDLKNMAGQGRAVAIYDNLVYDLSNYIQQNGGGLKAPNGVNLTAQDQADRQFMSDQVVSLFKYNSGKDITTLLDNLGSTIGTDVVERQKTCLRNLFILGKLDTRDSAQCQFSTYILLALSCVMVAVIGFKFLSALHFGSVRAPESHDKFVICQVPCYTEGEESLRRTIDSLCKLRYDDKRKLIFVICDGNIKGFGNDKPTPAIVLDILGVDVNNDPEPLSFQSLGEGAKQHNMGKVYAGLYECAGHVVPYLVIAKVGKPNERQKPGNRGKRDSQMLVMHFLNKVHFNAPMNPLELEMYHQIKNVIGVNPSFYEYLFMIDADTTVDEMSLNRLVSAMRHDKKIIGVCGETSIANAKQSIVTMSQVYEYFISHHLAKAFESLFGSITCLPGCFSMYRLRSPDTNKPLFISNGIIQDYSENRVDTLHLKNLLHLGEDRYLTTLVLKHFQDYKTKFVRHAYAKTVAPDSIKVLLSQRRRWINSTVHNLAELVFLDQLCGFCCFSMRFVVFIDLLSTIIAPVTVAYIVYLIYLIIHDGASIPTLSIIMLAAIYGLQAMIFIFRMRWDMIAWMVFYICAIPVFSFLLPLYSFWKMDDFSWGSTRLVVGDKGKKIVIHDEGKFDPSSIPLRSWEEYENELWDQESIHSGSYMPPKAEYSYDYPRTQSTYSYSGYGYDQPTHPMQTRSISPVSSHYQMSQFRQSPYQSPYHSPYQGPYGGSIAEFRSSRMDMANRPSLDDTSSFHQLYQPPPRPQSSYALNLPDPSSDSFTAPPVDYLGAQAITDGQLESSIRKICANAELDKLTKKGVRKELEKEYGVELTERREIINRLVEKILTE; this is encoded by the exons ATGGCACAACAACCTCCACCGTCACGCTTTCAGGGCGTCACTGATCTTTC CTCGCTCGCCGTCACAGAGGATACTATCCTAGTAACCCTTCAGGAGCGCTATCTCTCTCACAAACCATACacctctctttcacccGCAGCTCTTGTTTTTCTCAGCCCTTATTCCTATCTCCCAATTGACGGTGAAGAGTCGCTATTGCGATATGTTGAAGAGTATTACCAATCCAgcaatgaggaaggaggaagcagaAATGAGCAAgggtggtggaagaagaagctggaagaaCCGCATGTGTTTCAGTTAGCGCTGAGCGCATATTATAACATGAGAAGGACAGGACAGGATCAGGTGATAATTGCCAG TGGGCCTACCGGCTCCGGGAAGACGGAATTGAAGAGATTGGCTATTGAAGCTATAACTCAGGTCAGTCTCGCCAACCCTGGGAAAAAAGGGTCAAAAATAGGAGTACAGGTCTCGAGCGCCGAG TTCATTCTCAAATGCTTTGGAAATGCCCATACACTGTCCAGCGACGAGGCTTCGCGTTTCGGCACTTACACAGAGTTGCAGTTCAACGAACGAGGTCGTCTGGAAGGCTTGAAGACGATCGTTTACTACTTTGAACGTTCTCGTGTATCTCAAGCTCCGATTAACGGCGAACGCAACTTTCACGCCTTCTACTATCTTGTCTCTGGTGCACCGGAAGAGGAACGCAGTTTCCTCAAGCTTGGCGATGTTTCAGACTATCGTTATCTCAACTGTCGAGTTCGACGGGTGGGCGTCGACGATCGCTACCGTTATAGCCAACTCAAACAAGCGTTCAGGATGGTTGGGATTTCAAACAGGCTGATAGCCCAGATCTTCCAACTCCTGGCATCCATTCTTCACATAGGTAACCTCCGATTCTCGCCCAGCGACGGAACGCAGGAAGGTGCGTCTGTTATCAACATCGACACTCTGGACATCGTGGCCGAATTCTTGGGTGTTCATTCTGAAAGCCTTGCCGAGATATTCTCTCTTAAAACCGTGCTCATCGGAAAAGAAGTTTGCACAACTTTCCTTGGGCCAGAGCAAGCAGAACAAGTCCGAGACGAGCTCGCACGAACGCTATACTCTCTACTCTTCTCGTGGATCAATGAGCATATCAATTCAAAGTTATGTAAAGACGGCTTCGGATCGTTTATTGCATTGGTTGACCTGCCTGGTATCCAGCGTAACTCTGGGTCTATGGGGTCTTTCAACTCGGTGGACCAATTTTGTCTCAATTTCGCCGCTGAAAAAATGCACAATTGGGTACTGCACAGGATACATGAGACGACAAGACAGGAAGCAGAGACTGAGAGGCTATTGATATCTCGAGTGCCATACTTTGACAACTCAGAGTGCCTTGGGATGCTATCCAACCCTCGAGGCGGATTGATAAGTGTCATTGACGACTTATCGCAGAAGAAGCGCTCCGAGAGTAACTTACTTGAAAGCCTCGGCAAGAGGTTCCATAACAAcccttccatatccatctcTCCTCAAGGAACTCGATCTTCAGCATCATTCACCATTAATCACTATGACGGTCCTGTCACATACTCTACCTCCAACTTCCTCGAACGCAACGCTAACGAGACAAGCACAGACATCATCCAGCTCCTCCGCGGTAACACGACTTCTCGATCTCAAGTCTCTACTGCTGAAGGACACGGCTCAAGTAACCCATTCATCAAGGGATTGTTCGGGATGAAAAACATTGCCATGCAAACTCACCCTAGGAGCGATTCTACCATTGTCGCCGCTCAACAATCCGTACGCCCTGTCCGCGCACCATCAACCCGACGTAAGAAGATGACTGCGCTTGGACCTGTCTctgaagaagggggagaagaagcttgcGACTTCCAAGTAGGAGGCGGTAATGATGAGTCTTATTCTCCAAAGGAACTGCACTGTATTGCCGGTCAACATTGGGCGGCAGTCGACTCATTGCTGAAGTCATTTGACCAAACTCAAACATGGTACATATTCACTCTCAGACCCAATGACAGCCAGTTACCATCTCAGTTTGACTTGCGAAGTATGAAACAACAAGTTAGAAGCTTTGGAATAGTGGAGATGGCGCAACAGCTTCAGACATCTTGGGAAGTGAGGTTGTCACATAAAGAGGCTTGCGAAAGATACAATGAGGAGTTATTATACCGAGGGATACCGGAAGGAACAGGCGATGTTGAGAGACTAAGGGATCtaaagagattgatgagTTTGACTGATGCAGATATGGGTATTGGATTCCAACGA GTATTCCTTTCCCATAGTCTATTCCATTTCTTGGAGGACCGGCTACGGGTCAAAGAACCCGGAGAACAACAAGCCTTCGAGGATCTTGGTCACAAAAAGCTGCAAACCGATCCGTTCTCCCCTCATCGATACCAGGCTGCATCATTTGACTCACAAGATCATGTGCATAATGATCCTCCTATCCGCCCAGTCGATTCGTCTGCGAATTTGCCGCTCATGGAACACGCTCAGCCCAACGTCAATAATTCACTTGAAATTGACGACCGTGAGAGCTCTGCTGTGCCATATGTAAGTTATGGAGGAAGATCGATCACCGACATCGAAGGATACGCTTCTTCTCGCGATCTCCTGGCGAGCCCCATCCACAAGAGTGAAAAGGACCCTCTAGATACCGAGCCTCAGGCGGGAGAAACCACTGAAGAGTACCGTGAGTCTATTGCCAGACGCCGATGGGTTTGGCTATGTTCTGCCCTCACATGGTGGATACCTGGCTTTGTACTATCCAAAGTTGCCGGAATGAAAAGACAGGATATCCGACAAGCCTGGAGGGAAAAGCTGGCCATCAACATGATCATCTGGTTCATCTGTGGATGCGCCGTCTTTGTCATTGCTATTCTTGGCCCTGTTATTTGTCCCACTCAACATGTCTACAGTACAAGCGAGCTGGCTAGTCACAGTTACACGTTGAACCCAAACAATGCGTTCGTGGCAATCCGCGGCGAGGTTTTCGACTTGTCTCAGTTTGCACCTATCCATCTCACAGCAGTATCAGTTGTTCCCACCAAAAGCATCATGCAGTATGGCGGCCTGGACGCGAGCGAACTGTTGCCCGTCCAAGTCTCTGCGCTTTGTGGAGGTGTCTCTGGTTCCGTCAGCCAGTATGTCACCCTTGACAGCACCAACACTACCGACGTCTACTCGCAGTATCACGATTTCCGCGCTTATACCAATGATTCTCGACCGGATTGGTACGCtgagatgatgatcatgATGCGTCACCGATTCCGCGTTGGATTTATGGGCTACACAAAGAAGGACTTGAAGAACATGGCTGGGCAGGGCAGGGCGGTCGCAATATATGACAACTTAGTGTACGATCTGTCGAACTATATCCAACAAAATGGCGGAGGGCTGAAGGCGCCTAACGGGGTCAACCTTACTGCCCAAGACCAGGCGGATCGTCAGTTTATGAGCGACCAGGTTGTATCATTGTTCAAGTACAATTCCGGCAAGGACATTACCACCCTTCTTGACAATCTTGGCTCAACAATTGGCACAGATGTCGTCGAGAGACAGAAAACGTGTTTACGCAATCTGTTCATCCTTGGTAAACTCGACACCCGAGATTCTGCGCAGTGTCAGTTCTCGACATACATTCTTCTCGCACTGAGCTGTGTCATGGTGGCAGTTATTGGATTCAAGTTTCTTTCTGCTTTGCACTTTGGCTCTGTTCGTGCACCAGAATCTCATGACAAGTTTGTCATTTGTCAAGTACCTTGCTATACCGAAGGCGAAGAGTCCCTTCGACGTACTATTGACTCGCTCTGCAAGCTCAGGTACGACGATAAGCGTAAACTTATTTTCGTTATCTGCGATGGTAACATCAAAGGTTTCGGTAACGATAAACCCACCCCTGCTATTGTACTTGATATCCTTGGTGTCGATGTTAACAACGACCCGGAACCACTGAGCTTCCAGTCGCTTGGCGAGGGCGCAAAACAGCATAATATGGGTAAAGTTTATGCGGGCTTGTATGAATGTGCGGGACACGTTGTACCATACCTTGTGATTGCAAAGGTCGGCAAGCCGAATGAGAGACAGAAACCTGGTAACCGAGGTAAACGAGATTCACAAATGCTGGTGATGCACTTTTTGAACAAG GTCCATTTCAACGCACCGATGAATCCTCTGGAACTTGAAATGTACCATCAGATCAAGAACGTAATTGGTGTCAACCCCAGTTTCTACGAGTACCTGTTCATGATCGACGCCGATACGACAGTCGATGAGATGTCATTGAACCGTCTCGTTTCTGC GATGAGACACGACAAGAAGATTATCGGTGTTTGTGGAGAGACATCAATTGCGAACGCCAAGCAGTCTATTGTGACAATGTCCCAA GTCTACGAATATTTCATCTCACATCATCTTGCCAAAGCGTTTGAAAGTCTCTTCGGCTCCATCACTTGTTTGCCTGGTTGTTTCTCCATGTACCGACTCCGTTCGCCAGACACGAACAAGCCGTTATTTATTTCTAATGGTATCATCCAAGACTACTCTGAGAACCGGGTCGACACATTACATCTCAAGAACCTTCTCCACTTGGGTGAGGATAGATACCTGACCACTCTAGTGCTCAAGCATTTCCAAGATTACAAGACCAAGTTTGTGCGACATGCGTATGCCAAGACTGTGGCCCCTGATTCAATCAAGGTTTTATTGAGTCAAAGGCGTCGATGGATCAATTCTACTGTCCATAATCTTGCCGAACTTGTCTTTTTGGATCAGCTGTGTGGATTCTGTTGTTTTTCGATGAGGTTTGTGGTCTTTATCGACTTGTTGTCAACAATTATTGCACCTGTCACTGTTGCCTAT ATTGTGTATTTGATTTATCTAATTATACACGATGGCGCGTCAATACCCACTCTGAGTATCATCATGCTCGCGGCCATCTATGGTCTACAAGCAATgattttcatcttccgtATGCGATGGGATATGATTGCTTGGATGGTCT TTTATATCTGTGCCATTCCCGTATTCTCGTTCTTGCTGCCGTTGTACTCTTTCTGGAAAATGGACGACTTCAGTTGGGGTTCTACCAGGCTGG TCGTTGGCGATAAGGGTAAAAAGATTGTTATCCAT GATGAAGGTAAATTCGACCCTTCGTCAATCCCATTGAGAAGCTGGGAAGAATATGA GAATGAACTCTGGGACCAAGAATCTATTCACTCTGGATCGTACATGCCCCCAAAGGCTGAATATTCATACGACTACCCGCGCACTCAGTCTACGTATAGCTACAGCGGCTATGGTTATGATCAACCGACTCACCCTATGCAGACACGGAGTATATCTCCTGTCAGTTCGCACTATCAGATGAGCCAGTTCCGCCAAAGTCCTTACCAAAGCCCTTACCATAGTCCTTATCAAGGGCCATATGGTGGAAGTATAGCGGAATTCAGGTCTAGCCGTATGGATATGGCAAATCGTCCCTCATTGGACGATacttcatccttccatcAGCTATatcaacctcctccacgACCCCAAAGCTCCTATGCACTCAATCTGCCCGACCCCTCTTCAGACTCTTTCACTGCCCCCCCAGTCGATTACCTGGGTGCGCAAGCGATAACAGATGGCCAGCTGGAGAGCTCCATTCGGAAGATATGTGCGAATGCAGAGCTCGACAAattgacgaagaagggagtgagaaaagagctggaaaaggagtATGGTGTTGAGCTGACTGAGCGGAGGGAGATTATCAATCGGCTGGTCGAGAAAATTTTGACAGAGTAG
- a CDS encoding tryptophan aminotransferase, whose product MTATTISIETVPQAPAAGTKTNGTSGKYNPRTYLSDRAKVTEIDGIRGLMACEGPGVVSFLAGRPNPDTFPFNSITLNLKPPLGLPESSNNMPVSITIEDPDLATALQYAPSAGIPKLREWLADLQAHVHERPRGDYAISVGSGSQDLMFKGFQAVLNPGDPVLLETPMYSGVLPALRILKADYAEVDVDDQGLSAKNLEKVLSEWPADKKRPRVLYTSPIGSNPSGCSASKERKLEVLKVCKKYDVLIFEDDPYYYLAQELIPSYFALEKQVYPEGGHVVRFDSFSKLLSAGMRLGFATGPKEILHAIDVSTAGANLHTSAVSQGVALRLMQYWGIEGFLAHGRAVAKLYTERRAQFEATAHKYLDGLATWVSPVAGMFLWIDLRPAGIEDSYELIRHEALAKGVLGVPGMAFYPTGRKSSHVRVSFSIVDLEDESDLGFQRLAEAIKDKRKALGLA is encoded by the exons ATGACCGCTACTACCATTTCTATAGAAACCGTCCCCCAGGCTCCGGCCGCGGGGACTAAGACCAACGGCACATCCGGCAAGTACAACCCTCGAACCTACCTCAGTGACAGGGCCAAGGTTACTGAAATTGATGGAA TTCGTGGTCTGATGGCTTGCGAAGGGCCAGGCGTTGTCTCCTTT CT TGCCGGCCGACCCAACCCCGACACCTTCCCATTCAACTCTATTaccctcaacctcaaacCTCCCCTTGGTCTTCCCGAGTCGTCTAACAACATGCCCGTTTCCATAACAATTGAGGACCCTGATCTTGCCACTGCTCTTCAATATGCCCCTTCTGCAGGTATTCCCAAGCTTCGTGAATGGCTTGCTGACTTGCAAGCCCACGTGCACGAGCGCCCAAGAGGCGATTACGCTATTTCTGTCGGAAGCGGTAGTCAAGATCTGATGTTCAAGGGATTCCAGGCCGTGCTCAACCCTGGAGACCCCGTATTGCTCGAAACCCCTATGTACTCAGGTGTTCTTCCTGCTCTGAGGATCTTGAAGGCGGACTACGCTGAGGTTGATGTCGATGACCAAGGCTTATCAGCTAAGAACTTGGAAAAAGTCTTGAGCGAGTGGCCTGCGGACAAAAAGAGGCCTAGGGTGCTTTACACGTCTCCTATTGGCTCCAACCCCTCTGGATGCTCCGCTTCTAAGGAGAGAAAGTTGGAGGTTCTGAAGGTGTGCAAGAAGTACGACGTTTTGATCTTTGAGG ATGACCCTTATT ATTACCTCGCTCAAGAGCTTATTCCCAGCTACTTCGCCCTCGAAAAGCAGGTCTACCCAGAAGGAGGCCACGTTGTTCGTTTCGACTCTTTCTCTAAACTTCTCTCCGCCGGTATGCGATTG GGCTTTGCTACCGGCCCCAAGGAAATTCTCCATGCTATCGATGTGAGCACTGCTGGTGCCAACTTGCACACCAGTGCTGTCTCCCAGGGTGTCGCCCTTCGCCTCATGCAGTACT GGGGCATTGAGGGTTTCCTTGCCCACGGCCGTGCAGTCGCCAAGCTCTACACCGAGCGTCGAGCTCAATTCGAGGCCACCGCTCACAAGTACCTCGACGGTTTGGCAACATGGGTCTCTCCTGTGGCTGGTATGTTCCTCTGGATTGATCTCAGGCCCGCTGGTATCGAGGATTCCTACGAATTGATCAGACACGAGGCGCTTGCGAAGGGTGTGTTGGGTGTTCCTGGGATGGC TTTCTACCCAACTGGACGGAAGAGCTCTCATGTCCGAGTATCCTTCTCTATTGTTGACCTTGAAGACGAGTCGGATTTGGGTTTCCAGAGGTTGGCAGAGGCTATCAAAGACAAGCGCAAGGCGTTGGGTTTGGCTTGA
- a CDS encoding decapping nuclease RAI1: MPNSISLPRPSPAGPVPSYRLPHLIHTYSHLPTRAISHNDASMAYYSPAPIGCNLTEGFERRIEREDEEEHLDGLVESLEYIIKRGGKGERKGGIITWRGMLTRLLTMPYETRDPWEMTAVALDGSVYLESWDPPEAKTKRRQEQSAWEKQGYMGYAYESFSTIPQGGRPGNGPEGWGGDVNTNVQWANVVRSGIGEIPLCIAGEVDCVKAEPGSPNPGLSGCMELKTNKVIQHPGHEAIFHKKLLKHWAQSWLLGIPEVVVGFRDDDGILRSQTTFDTAKIPYLVGTLNKSSWSPSLCLKSLHSVCSLLTTNVLPTDPLVTYPHIRGNRQAVEEAGELPPAVVWRLVFDPRKGCELHAVGEVGIVDGRWGGMMKEEYVRWRMGLD; the protein is encoded by the exons ATGCCCAATTCAATCTCCTTACCGAGGCCCAGTCCAGCAGGCCCTGTACCCTCCTaccgtcttcctcatctaATCCACACTTACTCCCATCTGCCTACCCGGGCTATATCTCACAATGACGCTTCTATGGCCTATTACTCTCCAGCGCCGATCGGATGTAATCTCACAGAAGGATTTGAAAGGCGGATAGAGagggaagacgaggaagaacatcTAGATGGGCTGGTAGAGAGTCTGGAATACATTATCAAACGAGGGGGGAAGggtgaaagaaaaggagggatCATCACTTGGAGAGGAATGTTGACAAG GCTCCTTACCATGCCATATGAAACGAGAGATCCATGGGAAATGACTGCAGTAGCTCTCGATGGCTCTGTTTATCTTGAATCGTGGGATCCGCCAGAGGCAAAAACTAAACG GAGACAAGAACAATCAGCTTGGGAGAAGCAAGGTTATATGGGATACGCATACGAATCATTCTCTACGATACCGCAAGGGGGACGCCCCGGAAATGGGCctgaaggatggggaggtGATGTCAATACCAATGTACAA TGGGCTAA TGTGGTCCGTTCCGGGATAGGAGAAATACCGCTCTGCATTGCTGGGGAAGTCGATTGCGTGAAAG CTGAACCTGGATCCCCAAATCCTGGCTTATCAGGATGCATGGAACTCAAGACTAATAAGGTCATACAACATCCCGGACACGAAGCCATATTTCATAAAAAACTGTTGAAGCATTGGGCGCAGAGTTGGTTACTGGGGATACCT GAAGTCGTCGTAGGCTTcagagacgatgatggGATTCTTCGCTCCCAAACAACGTTCGATACTGCAAAGATTCCTTATCT AGTTGGGACACTCAATAAATCATCATGGTCACCCAGCCTCTGCCTCAAATCTCTCCATTCGGTTTGTTCTCTCTTGACAACGAATGTTTTACCCACCGATCCACTCGTCACCTATCCCCATATACGCGGCAATAGACAGGCTGTAGAGGAAGCTGGGGAGCTACCGCCAGCCGTCGTGTGGCGATTGGTATTTGATCCACGAAAAGGCTGTGAGTTGCACGCTGTAGGAGAAGTAGGCATAGTCGATGGACGCTGGggagggatgatgaaggaggagtaTGTGCGATGGAGAATGGGGTTGGATTGA
- a CDS encoding WD-repeat protein 68, with protein sequence MSPYRLIEYDVGQPLYGVGFSNSASHPHRVALTSLVTGPTNKLYIADLSHPPDTQPSSPYYPQANNGSSGPSHPPPTYRQLTSTSLSLPATKVGWEPEGSVRVDQGGRGELLATTGESLHLWEVAKGWTEGSGHVGHNGWGNERFTLKSRSILSNTKGAHGSLPPVTSFSWNNKSPNKIVTCSIDTTATLWDINTAQAMTQLIAHDRAVYDLCWLPDSSDIFVSVGADGSLRAFDLRQLEHSTILYESSRDAPLARIAFSKKEQHMLACFGLDDSKILILDMRSPGKPVAELIGHQAPLGAIAWGAGGTRSRGEPTGGGWLASCGDDSQLLLYDLTAPLPSSRSSSRSNFRNSNTTSPYVLSPSVTPSSQRTPSPADAVEMMPVKGWTAKGEINNLAFTNNGDWVGCVSGTALKVLHV encoded by the exons ATGTCTCCATACCGGCTGATCGAGTACGATGTCGGCC AACCATTATATGGTGTCGGCTTCTCAAACTCGGcttctcatccccatcGCGTAGCCCTTACATCTCTCGTTACTGGTCCAACCAATAAGCTCTATATTGCAGACTTGTCCCACCCACCAGATACGCAGCCATCATCTCCGTACTATCCACAAGCCAATAACGGCTCATCGGGACCTTCCCATCCACCACCGACGTATAGGCAACTAACAAGCACTAGTCTTAGCTTACCGGCCACAAAAGTCGGGTGGGAGCCCGAAGGATCGGTCAGAGTAGATCAAGGTGGACGTGGAGAACTGTTAGCGACTACAGGTGAATCTCTGCATTTATGGGAAGTAGCCAAGGGATGGACAGAAGGAAGCGGACATGTGGGACACAATGGCTGGGGAAATGAGCGATTCACCTTGAAGAGCCGTAGTATATTAAGCAAC ACCAAGGGTGCCCATGGTAGCCTGCCTCCAGTCACATCTTTCAGCTGGAATAATAAGTCTCCAAATAAAATTGTCACCTGTTCGATAGATACTACCGCGACACTATGGGACATCAATACTGCTCAGGCAATGACACAGCTTATTGCGCATGATCGCGCAGTCTATGACCT ATGCTGGCTTCCAGATTCTTCAGACATCTTTGTCTCTGTAGGCGCTGATGGCTCGCTTCGCGCCTTTGATCTCCGCCAACTTGAGCACTCGACCATTCTATATGAATCATCTCGTGATGCACCATTAGCAAGGATAGCGTTCAGTAAGAAAGAGCA GCATATGCTAGCATGTTTTGGTCTCGACGACTCCAagatcctcatcctcgacatGCGCAGCCCCGGCAAGCCAGTTGCAGAGCTTATAGGTCACCAAGCACCATTAGGAGCCATTGCTTGGGGAGCAGGAGGTACACGTAGTCGAGGCGAACCGACCGGAGGTGGTTGGCTAGCAAGTTGTG GCGATGACTCGCAGCTATTATTATACGACTTGACTgcacctcttccctcatctcgTTCATCTTCGCGATCTAACTTCCGAAATTCCAACACTACTTCGCCCTAtgttctttctccttctgttACGCCCTCTTCTCAACGTACACCCTCACCCGCAGACGCCGTAGAGATGATGCCAGTTAAGGGTTGGACTGCGAAGGGAGAGATCAACAATCTTGCCTTCACCAACAATGGTGACTGGGTCGGCTGCGTTAGCGGCACCGCGTTGAAGGTACTGCATGtttga